In Citrobacter sp. RHB25-C09, the following proteins share a genomic window:
- the acpH gene encoding ACP phosphodiesterase — MNFLAHLHLAHLADSSLSGNLLADFVRGNPESHYPPDVVAGILMHRRIDVMTDNLPEVREAREWFRSETRRVAPITLDVMWDHFLSRHWAQISPDFPLQAFVGYAHAQVSTILPDSPPRFVNLNDYLWSEKWLERYRDMDFIQNVLNGMASRRPRLDALRDSWYDLDNHYDALEERFWQFYPRMMDQARQKSL, encoded by the coding sequence ATGAATTTTTTAGCGCACCTGCACCTGGCTCATCTCGCGGATAGCTCGCTTTCCGGTAATTTGCTGGCCGATTTCGTTCGCGGTAATCCGGAATCGCACTACCCGCCTGACGTCGTGGCCGGCATTCTGATGCACCGTCGCATCGACGTAATGACCGATAACCTGCCGGAAGTCCGCGAGGCCCGCGAATGGTTTCGTAGTGAAACCCGCCGCGTCGCGCCGATTACGCTGGACGTGATGTGGGACCATTTTCTGTCACGCCACTGGGCGCAAATCTCCCCGGATTTTCCGCTCCAGGCGTTTGTGGGTTACGCCCACGCTCAGGTTTCGACTATTTTGCCCGATTCGCCGCCGCGCTTTGTTAACCTGAATGATTATTTATGGTCAGAAAAATGGCTTGAGCGCTATCGCGATATGGATTTTATTCAGAACGTATTGAACGGAATGGCAAGCCGCCGCCCGCGTCTCGATGCCCTGCGCGACTCCTGGTATGACCTGGACAATCACTACGATGCGCTGGAAGAGCGGTTCTGGCAGTTTTACCCGCGCATGATGGATCAGGCCCGGCAGAAAAGCTTGTAA
- the tsx gene encoding nucleoside-specific channel-forming protein Tsx, giving the protein MKKTLLAAGAVLALSSSFTVNAAENDKPQYLSDWWHQSVNVVGSYHTRFGPQIRNDTYLEYEAFAKKDWFDFYGYMDAPVFFGGNTDAKGIWNHGSPLFMEIEPRFSIDKLTNTDLSFGPFKEWYIANNYIYDMGRNKDGRQSTWYMGLGTDIDTGLPMSLSMNVYAKYQWQNYGAANENEWDGYRFKVKYFVPITELWGGNLSYIGFTNFDWGSDLGDNDFSDLNGNKARTNDSIASSHILALNYDHWHYSVVARYWHNGGQWNDDAELNFGKGNFNVRSTGWGGYLVVGYNF; this is encoded by the coding sequence ATGAAAAAAACATTACTTGCAGCCGGTGCTGTGCTCGCGCTCTCCTCGTCATTTACCGTCAACGCAGCGGAAAATGACAAACCGCAATATCTTTCCGACTGGTGGCACCAGAGCGTGAACGTGGTAGGCAGCTATCACACCCGTTTTGGACCGCAGATCCGTAACGATACTTATCTTGAATACGAAGCTTTCGCCAAGAAAGACTGGTTTGACTTCTATGGCTACATGGATGCACCTGTATTCTTCGGTGGTAACACCGACGCGAAAGGTATCTGGAACCACGGTTCTCCGCTGTTTATGGAAATTGAACCGCGCTTCTCCATCGACAAACTGACCAACACCGATCTGAGCTTTGGTCCGTTTAAAGAGTGGTACATCGCCAACAACTATATCTACGACATGGGTCGTAACAAAGATGGCCGCCAGAGCACCTGGTACATGGGGCTGGGTACCGACATCGACACTGGCCTGCCGATGAGCCTGTCCATGAACGTGTACGCGAAATACCAGTGGCAGAACTATGGTGCCGCGAACGAAAACGAATGGGACGGCTACCGTTTCAAAGTGAAATACTTCGTGCCGATTACCGAACTGTGGGGTGGTAACCTGAGCTACATTGGTTTCACTAACTTTGACTGGGGCTCCGATCTGGGCGACAACGACTTCTCCGATCTGAACGGCAACAAAGCGCGTACCAACGACTCTATCGCGTCCAGCCACATTCTGGCACTGAACTACGATCACTGGCACTACTCCGTAGTTGCCCGTTACTGGCACAACGGTGGCCAGTGGAACGACGACGCTGAGCTGAACTTCGGCAAAGGCAACTTCAACGTTCGTTCCACCGGTTGGGGTGGTTACCTCGTCGTCGGTTACAATTTCTAA
- the secD gene encoding protein translocase subunit SecD — MLNRYPLWKYIMLIVVIIVGLLYALPNLYGEDPAVQITGARGVAASEQTLIQVQNTLQQEKITAKSVALEEGAILARFDTTDTQLRAREALMGVLGDKYVVALNLAPATPRWLAAIKAEPMKLGLDLRGGVHFLMEVDMDTALGKLQEQNIDSLRSDLREKGIPYTTVRKEDNYGLSINFRDASARDEAIAYLSKRHQDLVISSQGSNALRAVMTDARLSEAREYAVQQNINILRNRVNQLGVAEPVVQRQGADRIVVELPGIQDTARAKEILGATATLEFRLVNSNVDQSAAASGRVPGDSEVKQMREGQPVVLYKRVILTGDHITDSTSSQDEYNQPQVNISLDSAGGNIMSNFTKDNIGKPMATLFVEYKDSGKKDANGRAVLVKQEEVINIANIQSRLGNSFRITGIDNPNEARQLSLLLRAGALIAPIQIVEERTIGPTLGMQNIKQGLEACLAGLAVSILFMIVFYKKFGLIATSALIANLVLIVGIMSLLPGATLSMPGIAGIVLTLAVAVDANVLINERIKEELSNGRSVQQAINEGYAGAFSSIFDANITTLIKVIILYAVGTGAIKGFAITTGIGVATSMFTAIVGTRAIVNLLYGGKRVKKLSI; from the coding sequence GTGTTAAACCGTTATCCTTTGTGGAAGTACATTATGCTGATCGTCGTGATTATCGTCGGTCTGCTGTACGCGCTTCCCAACCTGTATGGTGAGGATCCGGCTGTTCAAATCACTGGCGCGCGCGGTGTCGCCGCCAGTGAGCAAACGCTGATCCAGGTCCAGAATACGTTACAACAAGAAAAAATTACCGCGAAGTCTGTGGCACTGGAAGAGGGCGCTATTCTTGCGCGCTTCGACACCACCGACACCCAACTGCGCGCACGAGAAGCGCTGATGGGCGTGCTGGGTGATAAATACGTCGTGGCGCTTAACCTTGCTCCTGCCACCCCGCGCTGGCTGGCTGCCATCAAAGCAGAGCCGATGAAACTCGGTCTTGACCTGCGTGGCGGCGTTCACTTCCTGATGGAAGTCGATATGGACACCGCTCTGGGTAAACTGCAGGAACAAAATATCGATAGCCTGCGCAGCGATCTGCGCGAAAAAGGCATCCCGTATACTACTGTTCGTAAAGAAGACAACTACGGTCTGAGCATCAATTTCCGTGATGCCAGCGCTCGTGATGAAGCAATCGCTTATCTGAGTAAGCGTCATCAGGATTTGGTGATTTCAAGCCAGGGCAGCAATGCGCTGCGCGCTGTGATGACCGATGCCCGTCTGAGCGAAGCCCGGGAATATGCGGTTCAGCAGAACATCAATATCCTGCGTAATCGTGTTAACCAGTTAGGCGTGGCCGAACCGGTGGTTCAACGCCAGGGCGCTGACCGTATCGTGGTTGAATTGCCGGGTATTCAGGACACCGCTCGCGCGAAAGAAATTCTCGGTGCGACGGCAACGCTGGAATTCCGTCTGGTGAACTCCAACGTAGACCAGTCTGCGGCGGCATCCGGACGTGTACCGGGCGATTCCGAAGTGAAGCAGATGCGTGAAGGTCAGCCCGTTGTGCTGTACAAACGCGTGATCCTGACCGGTGACCATATTACCGACTCCACTTCCAGCCAGGACGAGTACAACCAGCCGCAGGTAAACATCTCGCTGGATAGCGCCGGTGGTAACATCATGTCTAACTTCACCAAGGACAATATCGGTAAACCGATGGCGACCCTGTTCGTGGAGTACAAAGACAGCGGTAAGAAAGACGCCAACGGTCGCGCCGTGCTGGTGAAACAGGAAGAGGTGATTAACATCGCCAACATCCAGTCTCGTCTGGGGAACAGCTTCCGTATTACCGGTATCGACAATCCGAATGAAGCGCGTCAGCTCTCTCTGCTGCTGCGTGCCGGTGCGCTGATTGCACCGATCCAGATTGTTGAAGAACGCACGATCGGTCCAACTCTGGGGATGCAGAACATCAAACAGGGTCTGGAAGCGTGTCTGGCAGGCCTGGCGGTGTCCATCCTGTTCATGATCGTGTTCTATAAGAAGTTTGGTCTGATTGCGACCAGCGCGCTGATTGCTAACCTGGTCTTGATTGTCGGCATTATGTCACTGTTGCCGGGCGCTACGCTGAGTATGCCGGGGATTGCGGGTATTGTCTTAACCCTTGCCGTCGCCGTCGATGCGAACGTACTGATCAACGAACGTATTAAAGAAGAGTTGAGTAACGGACGTTCAGTGCAGCAGGCAATCAACGAAGGCTATGCGGGTGCATTCAGCTCCATCTTCGATGCGAACATTACGACGTTGATTAAGGTCATCATTCTGTACGCAGTCGGCACCGGGGCAATTAAAGGGTTCGCGATTACCACCGGTATCGGTGTGGCGACGTCGATGTTTACCGCGATCGTCGGTACACGTGCCATCGTAAACCTGCTGTATGGCGGCAAGCGCGTCAAAAAGCTGTCAATCTGA
- the tgt gene encoding tRNA guanosine(34) transglycosylase Tgt yields the protein MKFELDTTDGRARRGRLVFDRGVVETPAFMPVGTYGTVKGMTPEEVEATGAQIILGNTFHLWLRPGQEIMKLHGDLHDFMQWKGPILTDSGGFQVFSLGDIRKITEQGVHFRNPINGDPIFLDPEKSMEIQYDLGSDIVMIFDECTPYPADWDYAKRSMEMSLRWAKRSRDRFDSLGNKNALFGIIQGSVYEDLRDISVKGLVEIGFDGYAVGGLAVGEPKEDMHRILEHVCPQIPADKPRYLMGVGKPEDLVEGVRRGIDMFDCVMPTRNARNGHLFVTDGVVKIRNAKHKSDTSPLDAECDCYTCRNYSRAYLHHLDRCNEILGARLNTIHNLRYYQRLMAGLRKAIEEGKLESFVTDFYQRQGRPVPPLNVD from the coding sequence ATGAAGTTTGAACTTGATACCACCGACGGTCGCGCGCGTCGCGGCCGCCTGGTGTTCGATCGTGGCGTAGTGGAAACCCCAGCATTTATGCCTGTGGGCACCTACGGCACCGTTAAAGGGATGACGCCGGAAGAAGTTGAAGCGACTGGCGCACAAATTATCCTCGGTAACACCTTCCATCTCTGGCTGCGTCCTGGCCAGGAGATCATGAAGCTGCACGGCGATCTGCATGACTTCATGCAGTGGAAAGGCCCTATTCTGACGGATTCTGGTGGTTTCCAGGTCTTTAGCCTCGGCGATATTCGTAAGATCACCGAGCAGGGCGTGCATTTCCGCAATCCGATCAACGGCGATCCGATTTTCCTCGATCCTGAAAAGTCGATGGAGATTCAGTACGATCTCGGTTCCGATATTGTCATGATTTTTGACGAATGTACGCCGTACCCGGCGGACTGGGACTATGCTAAACGCTCAATGGAGATGTCATTGCGTTGGGCGAAGCGTAGTCGCGACCGTTTTGATAGCCTCGGCAATAAAAATGCGCTTTTTGGCATCATTCAGGGCAGTGTTTACGAAGATTTACGTGATATCTCCGTGAAAGGTCTGGTAGAGATTGGCTTTGATGGCTACGCTGTCGGCGGTTTGGCTGTAGGTGAACCGAAAGAAGATATGCACCGCATTCTGGAGCATGTTTGTCCACAAATTCCGGCAGATAAACCGCGCTATCTGATGGGCGTCGGTAAACCAGAAGATTTGGTTGAAGGCGTGCGTCGGGGTATCGACATGTTTGACTGTGTCATGCCAACCCGAAATGCCCGTAACGGTCACCTGTTTGTGACCGATGGCGTAGTAAAAATTCGCAACGCGAAGCATAAAAGCGATACCAGCCCACTCGACGCTGAGTGTGATTGTTATACCTGTCGCAATTATTCACGCGCCTACTTGCATCATCTTGATCGTTGCAACGAAATATTGGGCGCGCGTCTCAACACGATTCATAACCTGCGTTACTACCAGCGTTTGATGGCGGGTTTACGCAAGGCTATCGAAGAGGGTAAATTAGAGAGCTTCGTAACTGATTTTTACCAACGTCAGGGTCGACCAGTTCCACCTTTGAACGTTGATTAA
- a CDS encoding DUF3999 family protein codes for MKWMKAVVCSVLLAINGPAFSEDTPAESPQDYAYGLALETPTPSQWYRVILPLAVYEQSTSPDLRDVRVFNQMGDAVPFSLLTPTRQTATMGSTALRLFPLNSSPVTARRSADDDNAEIRLRSRSGVEIVLEGEKARAKGQHYLISLPDNITDALSLSQLQFSWDTPAGPWQAKATVYYSRDLKRWHSLREDMPLMDVASGSDRLKLDRIDVDLTLSPDSIRYLLVVLDAPNPTLALKGVSAVPRVTHPESEQIALQGQGQRVSATEAQWQWTHPLPLTSLSIMLEGDGVLPVEIMWRSAQKAEWRPLKKEVLYQLDGKSSAAIPLSGELIEAVKITTLNARLPESLPRVVGNRASYELVFNAQGKAPWLLAWGNGAAEAGSIAPQMLIPEALRKTHDVANLPEAYVRDAVKLGGEARLTATSASERASMTKTLMVWGILIVGVLLLALMAWRIWRETQKDDAA; via the coding sequence ATGAAATGGATGAAAGCGGTAGTTTGCAGCGTACTGCTGGCGATCAACGGGCCTGCGTTCAGTGAAGACACGCCAGCGGAATCACCGCAGGATTACGCCTATGGCCTGGCGCTGGAAACCCCAACACCTTCGCAGTGGTACCGGGTTATTTTGCCCTTAGCGGTCTATGAGCAAAGCACATCGCCTGATTTACGCGACGTGCGGGTATTTAACCAAATGGGCGATGCGGTGCCGTTCAGCCTGCTGACCCCGACCAGACAAACGGCAACGATGGGATCCACGGCACTGCGACTGTTTCCGCTGAACTCGTCGCCGGTGACTGCCCGCAGGTCGGCCGATGATGACAATGCTGAAATCAGGTTACGCTCCAGAAGCGGTGTAGAGATCGTTCTGGAAGGGGAAAAGGCGAGAGCGAAGGGGCAACACTATCTGATCTCGCTGCCGGATAATATCACCGACGCGCTTTCGCTCTCACAGCTTCAGTTTAGCTGGGATACCCCAGCAGGTCCGTGGCAGGCAAAAGCAACGGTATATTACAGCCGGGATCTGAAGCGCTGGCACTCCCTGCGTGAAGATATGCCGCTGATGGATGTCGCGAGCGGCAGCGATCGCCTGAAGCTGGACAGAATCGATGTGGATCTCACGTTGTCGCCGGATTCCATTCGCTATTTGCTGGTTGTGCTGGATGCGCCGAACCCGACGCTTGCTCTGAAGGGGGTGAGCGCCGTTCCCAGGGTGACACATCCGGAATCCGAGCAAATAGCACTGCAAGGGCAGGGGCAGCGTGTGTCGGCAACGGAAGCACAGTGGCAGTGGACGCATCCGCTCCCTCTGACATCACTGAGTATTATGCTGGAAGGCGACGGCGTCTTGCCTGTTGAGATCATGTGGCGCAGTGCGCAAAAGGCGGAGTGGCGCCCACTGAAAAAAGAGGTGCTTTACCAACTCGACGGAAAATCATCCGCAGCGATTCCGCTTTCGGGGGAGCTGATTGAGGCAGTGAAAATCACCACGCTGAACGCGCGTTTGCCAGAGAGCCTGCCGCGTGTGGTAGGGAACCGCGCCAGTTATGAACTGGTTTTTAATGCGCAAGGAAAAGCACCCTGGCTCCTGGCGTGGGGCAACGGCGCGGCAGAGGCCGGCAGCATCGCCCCGCAGATGCTGATTCCTGAAGCGCTACGAAAAACGCATGATGTGGCGAATTTACCCGAGGCGTATGTGCGGGACGCCGTTAAGCTGGGGGGCGAGGCGCGATTAACCGCCACCTCTGCGAGTGAACGGGCAAGCATGACAAAGACGCTGATGGTCTGGGGCATATTGATTGTAGGCGTGCTTTTACTGGCGCTGATGGCCTGGCGGATCTGGCGCGAGACACAAAAGGACGACGCGGCGTAG
- the secF gene encoding protein translocase subunit SecF, producing the protein MAQEYTVEQLNHGRKVWDFMRWDYWAFGISGLLLVAAIVIMGVRGFNWGLDFTGGTVIEITLEKPAEMDVMREALEKAGFVDPLLQNFGSSHDIMVRMPPTEGANGGQVLGSKVLSVINESTNQNAAVKRIEFVGPSVGADLAQTGAMALMAALLSILVYVGFRFEWRLAAGVVIALAHDVIITLGILSLFHIEIDLTIVASLMSVIGYSLNDSIVVSDRIRENFRKIRRGTPYEIFNVSLTQTLHRTLITSGTTLMVILMLFLFGGPVLEGFSLTMLIGVSIGTASSIYVASALALKLGMKREHMLQQKVEKEGADQPSILP; encoded by the coding sequence GTGGCACAGGAATATACTGTTGAACAATTGAACCACGGCCGTAAAGTCTGGGACTTTATGCGCTGGGATTACTGGGCTTTCGGCATCTCAGGCCTCCTGTTGGTTGCAGCCATTGTCATTATGGGCGTGCGCGGCTTTAACTGGGGTCTTGATTTCACCGGCGGTACGGTTATCGAAATCACGCTGGAAAAACCGGCTGAAATGGACGTGATGCGCGAAGCGCTGGAAAAAGCGGGCTTTGTTGACCCGCTGTTACAGAACTTCGGCAGCAGCCACGACATCATGGTGCGTATGCCACCGACTGAAGGGGCAAACGGCGGTCAGGTGCTGGGCAGCAAAGTGTTGAGTGTGATTAACGAATCCACCAACCAAAACGCGGCGGTGAAGCGAATTGAATTCGTGGGGCCAAGCGTAGGGGCCGATCTCGCGCAAACGGGCGCAATGGCACTGATGGCGGCACTGCTCTCAATCCTTGTGTACGTCGGTTTCCGCTTCGAGTGGCGACTGGCGGCCGGGGTGGTTATCGCGTTGGCGCACGACGTGATCATTACCCTTGGGATCCTCTCGTTGTTCCATATCGAGATTGACCTGACAATCGTGGCATCGCTGATGTCGGTTATCGGTTACTCGCTTAACGATAGTATCGTGGTATCGGACCGTATTCGTGAAAACTTCCGCAAGATTCGTCGCGGTACGCCTTACGAAATCTTTAACGTGTCCCTGACCCAGACGCTGCACCGTACGTTGATCACGTCCGGTACAACGTTAATGGTCATCCTGATGCTGTTCCTGTTCGGTGGGCCGGTTCTGGAAGGCTTCTCGCTGACCATGCTGATCGGTGTGTCCATCGGTACGGCGTCATCTATCTACGTGGCATCAGCGCTGGCGCTGAAGCTGGGTATGAAACGCGAGCATATGCTGCAGCAGAAAGTTGAAAAAGAAGGGGCGGATCAGCCGTCTATTCTGCCGTAA
- the queA gene encoding tRNA preQ1(34) S-adenosylmethionine ribosyltransferase-isomerase QueA, which produces MRVTDFSFELPESLIAHYPQPERSSCRLLSLDGPTGALTHGTFTDLLDKLNPGDLLVFNNTRVIPARLFGRKASGGKIEVLVERMLDDKRILAHIRASKAPKPGAELLLGDDESINATMTARHGALFEVEFNDSRPVLDILNAIGHMPLPPYIDRPDEDADRELYQTVYSEKPGAVAAPTAGLHFDEPLLAALREKGIEMAFVTLHVGAGTFQPVRVDTIEDHIMHSEYAEVPQDVVDAVLAAKARGSRVIAVGTTSVRSLESAAQAAKNGLIEPFFGDTQIFIYPGYQYKVIDALVTNFHLPESTLIMLVSAFAGYQHTMNAYKAAVEQNYRFFSYGDAMFITYNPLALHERVGD; this is translated from the coding sequence ATGCGCGTTACCGATTTTTCCTTTGAACTACCCGAATCCTTGATTGCCCACTACCCGCAGCCGGAGCGCAGTAGCTGCCGTTTGCTGTCGTTAGACGGGCCGACGGGCGCGCTGACGCATGGTACTTTCACCGATCTGCTCGATAAGCTCAACCCTGGTGATTTGCTGGTCTTTAACAATACCCGTGTGATCCCGGCACGTCTGTTCGGGCGTAAAGCCAGCGGCGGCAAGATTGAAGTGCTCGTCGAGCGTATGCTTGATGATAAACGTATTCTGGCACATATTCGCGCCTCGAAAGCGCCGAAACCCGGGGCAGAACTGCTGCTCGGCGATGACGAAAGCATCAATGCCACCATGACTGCCCGCCATGGCGCGCTGTTTGAAGTTGAATTTAATGATAGCCGTCCGGTGCTGGATATTCTAAACGCCATTGGTCATATGCCGCTGCCGCCGTATATTGACCGTCCGGATGAAGACGCTGACCGTGAGCTTTACCAGACGGTATACAGCGAAAAGCCGGGTGCCGTTGCGGCACCGACCGCCGGTCTGCACTTTGATGAACCACTGTTGGCTGCCCTTCGCGAGAAAGGCATCGAGATGGCGTTTGTCACCCTGCACGTTGGCGCGGGGACATTCCAGCCGGTGCGCGTGGACACTATCGAAGATCACATTATGCACTCTGAATATGCGGAAGTGCCGCAGGATGTGGTGGATGCAGTGCTGGCGGCGAAAGCGCGCGGTAGTCGGGTGATTGCGGTAGGGACGACCTCTGTTCGTTCACTCGAAAGTGCCGCCCAGGCGGCTAAAAACGGGCTTATCGAACCGTTCTTTGGCGATACGCAGATCTTCATTTACCCGGGCTATCAGTACAAAGTGATTGATGCGCTGGTCACCAACTTCCATCTACCTGAATCTACGTTGATTATGCTGGTTTCCGCGTTTGCCGGTTATCAGCATACAATGAATGCCTACAAGGCTGCGGTAGAACAAAATTATCGCTTTTTTAGCTACGGGGACGCGATGTTTATCACGTACAATCCGCTGGCTTTGCATGAGCGTGTCGGGGACTGA
- a CDS encoding VOC family protein, with protein sequence MKTIVNWFEIPVADLDRAIAFYEPVMGMTLRREKMDCCEMAVFPYDDPATGGALSKLDGVEPSTQGVIIYLHTPDLAATLDRVASAGGECVFGPHDLGKEIGTIALFIDSEGNRVGLHQPA encoded by the coding sequence ATGAAAACGATCGTGAATTGGTTTGAAATTCCCGTAGCGGATCTGGATCGCGCTATCGCATTTTATGAGCCGGTAATGGGGATGACGCTGCGGCGTGAAAAAATGGACTGTTGTGAAATGGCCGTTTTCCCGTATGACGATCCGGCGACGGGGGGCGCGCTGTCAAAATTAGACGGCGTTGAACCTTCCACGCAGGGGGTGATTATTTATCTGCATACGCCAGATCTCGCGGCTACGCTCGACCGGGTTGCCAGTGCAGGCGGTGAATGTGTTTTTGGTCCGCACGATCTCGGGAAAGAGATTGGCACCATTGCGCTGTTTATTGACAGCGAAGGCAACCGTGTAGGTTTACATCAGCCAGCTTAA
- a CDS encoding DUF3251 domain-containing protein produces the protein MTRRYLKFLLAGSLISLSACAQQSEVRQMHQSVSTLNTEMNQLNKETVKITQQNSLNVKSTSGVYLLPGANTPARLNSQIGTLRMSLVNIAPNAEGTRVTLRIQGESNDPLPAFSGTVEYGQIQGSTDNYQEVNVQNQLINAPASVLAPSDVDIPLQLNGLTPDRLGFVRIHDIQPVNP, from the coding sequence ATGACAAGACGTTACCTAAAATTTCTGCTGGCAGGAAGTCTTATAAGCCTCAGCGCCTGCGCTCAGCAAAGTGAAGTTCGCCAGATGCATCAAAGTGTTAGCACACTCAACACAGAGATGAATCAGCTTAATAAAGAGACAGTGAAGATTACGCAGCAAAACAGCCTTAACGTGAAATCCACCAGCGGCGTTTATCTGCTGCCGGGCGCTAATACGCCTGCCCGCCTGAACAGTCAGATAGGAACGCTGCGCATGTCTTTGGTTAATATTGCGCCTAACGCCGAAGGCACCCGCGTGACGTTGCGCATCCAGGGAGAGTCTAACGACCCACTCCCGGCCTTTAGCGGCACCGTTGAGTATGGGCAGATTCAGGGCAGCACGGACAATTACCAGGAAGTGAATGTGCAGAATCAACTCATCAACGCGCCTGCCAGCGTGCTGGCGCCCAGCGATGTAGACATTCCTCTGCAACTAAATGGCCTGACGCCGGATCGGTTAGGCTTTGTTCGCATCCACGATATCCAACCCGTTAACCCATAG
- a CDS encoding peroxiredoxin, which translates to MVLVTRQAPDFTAAAVLGSGEIVENFNFKQHTNGKATVLFFWPMDFTFVCPSELIAFDKRYEEFQKRGVEVVGVSFDSEFVHNAWRNTPVDKGGIGAVKYAMVADVKREIQKAYGIEHPDAGVALRGSFLIDANGVVRHQVVNDLPLGRNIDEMLRMVDALQFHEEHGEVCPAQWEKGKEGMNASPDGVAKYLTENVSSL; encoded by the coding sequence ATGGTACTGGTGACTCGTCAGGCTCCGGATTTCACAGCAGCTGCGGTACTCGGTAGCGGTGAAATTGTTGAAAACTTCAATTTCAAACAGCATACCAACGGTAAAGCGACCGTTCTGTTCTTCTGGCCGATGGACTTCACCTTCGTTTGCCCGTCTGAACTGATCGCATTCGACAAACGTTATGAAGAATTCCAGAAACGCGGCGTAGAAGTCGTTGGCGTTTCTTTTGACTCTGAATTCGTCCACAACGCATGGCGTAACACCCCTGTCGACAAAGGCGGCATCGGTGCAGTGAAATACGCGATGGTTGCTGACGTTAAGCGCGAAATTCAGAAAGCTTATGGTATTGAGCACCCGGACGCAGGCGTTGCGCTGCGCGGTTCTTTCCTGATCGACGCCAACGGCGTTGTTCGTCACCAGGTGGTTAACGACCTGCCGCTGGGTCGTAACATCGACGAAATGCTGCGTATGGTTGACGCGCTGCAATTCCACGAAGAGCACGGCGAAGTCTGCCCTGCACAGTGGGAAAAAGGAAAAGAAGGTATGAACGCGTCTCCGGACGGCGTGGCTAAATACCTGACCGAAAACGTTTCCAGCCTGTAA
- a CDS encoding YafY family protein: MTRRADRLFQIVQILRGRRLTTAALLAERLEVSERTIYRDIRDLSLSGVPVEGEAGSGYRLMAGFDLPPLMLTQRESEALIAAIRLLNTVGGDLLSRELESAQEKVLAILPEESRRKAEQARIFAPDFGRLPHSRSAFDVIHRAVSAQQVLALHYRDEAGQLTCRDVQPLGIFYESEHWLMVAWCERREDYRCFRLDRCLRITPLERRFSECADRSLSDFLRKIRDEMNQ, encoded by the coding sequence ATGACTCGTCGCGCCGACCGTTTATTTCAGATTGTGCAGATCCTGCGTGGCAGGAGGCTGACAACGGCGGCGCTGCTGGCTGAGCGGCTGGAAGTTTCGGAGCGGACAATTTACCGCGACATTCGCGACCTTTCGCTCTCCGGCGTGCCGGTCGAAGGTGAAGCGGGGAGCGGCTATCGTCTGATGGCGGGGTTCGATCTCCCGCCGCTGATGCTGACACAGCGGGAGTCGGAGGCGCTGATTGCAGCCATCCGTCTGCTCAATACAGTCGGTGGCGATTTACTCTCTCGGGAGCTCGAATCCGCGCAGGAAAAAGTGCTGGCAATATTGCCGGAAGAGAGCCGTCGCAAAGCCGAACAGGCGCGCATTTTCGCTCCGGACTTCGGCAGGCTGCCGCATTCGCGCAGCGCGTTTGACGTGATTCATCGCGCCGTTTCTGCCCAACAGGTGCTGGCGCTGCACTATCGTGATGAGGCCGGGCAGCTTACCTGCCGGGACGTTCAGCCGTTGGGGATTTTTTATGAAAGTGAGCACTGGCTGATGGTGGCCTGGTGTGAACGGCGTGAGGATTATCGCTGTTTTCGTCTCGACCGCTGTTTGCGCATAACGCCGCTTGAAAGGCGGTTCAGCGAATGTGCCGATCGTTCGCTCAGTGATTTTTTACGTAAGATCCGCGATGAAATGAATCAATAA
- the yajC gene encoding preprotein translocase subunit YajC: MSFFISDAVAATGAPAQGSPMSLILMLVVFGLIFYFMILRPQQKRTKEHKNLMNSIAKGDEVLTNGGLVGRVTKVAETGYIAIALNDTTEVVIKRDFVAAVLPKGTMKAL; the protein is encoded by the coding sequence ATGAGCTTTTTTATTTCTGATGCGGTAGCAGCAACAGGTGCTCCGGCCCAGGGCAGCCCGATGTCTCTGATCCTGATGCTGGTGGTGTTTGGTCTGATTTTCTACTTCATGATCCTGCGTCCACAGCAAAAGCGCACCAAAGAGCACAAAAACCTGATGAACTCCATCGCGAAAGGCGATGAAGTCCTGACCAACGGTGGCCTGGTCGGTCGTGTGACTAAAGTAGCAGAAACTGGCTACATCGCTATCGCACTGAACGACACCACTGAAGTGGTTATCAAACGTGACTTCGTAGCTGCCGTTCTGCCGAAAGGCACCATGAAGGCGCTGTAA